Part of the Virgibacillus natechei genome is shown below.
GTTTTGTTCAATAGTTTTATATTCCTCCATTGATACTGGGAAAAACCGAATATAATTTCCAGCCTGTAATAAAATGGGTGAAGCGCTGGTTGGGTCATACAATTTTAATGGCGTTCTCCCGATAAGCTGCCATCCTCCTGGCGTTTCCATTGAATAGATGCCTGTTTGTTGATCCGCTATTCCGACCGATCCTGGTGTGATAGCTGGGCGTGGTTCAGAAAGCCTGGGCGTGGCAATTTCATCCGACATCCCGCCTAAATACGGGAACCCTGGTGTGAAACCTATCATATAAATTAAATAATCTTTATTCGAATGGATGGAGATGACGTCACGTTCATCCAATCCATTTTGTTCTGCTACCGTTAGAAGGTCAGGTCCCATTTCTCCTCCGTAACACACTGGAATATGTATGACCTCTGCCGCAGGTAAATCTGTATGATAAATCTTATCCTTCATACCGAGTACACGTTGCTTCAAGATATCATATGAAATAACATACGGATCATAAAAAATCGAAATTGCCGTATAGGTCGGCAGCCATTCTACAACACCAGTGATTCTTTCTTTTTCAAGAAGCATGCAGAAAATCCTGACCTGCTGATTCGTGTCGGGAGAGATCGTTTCGCCAAATTGTATACGTAATCCCCTGTCCCCGACCGTGCTTACTTCAAACATAAAATCCCCACCTGAAATGAAATTAAATACGTGATTGAAGCATACCTCTAGTTAAAATAATTGCGGTACCATCGACATTAATGTATTTATCCCTAAATACGTCGTCATGACAACGATTATCGCACCGAAAACGGTTAACCAAATCGGATGTTTATAATCTCCGACGATTTTCTTATTATGGGCAGCTAACAAAATTGAACCAAGCGTTAATGGTAAAATCAGGCCGTTTACCGCACCTGCAAGAACGAGAAGCGTAACTGGCTCTCCCAAAAATGCGAATACAAGTGTGGAAAATAAAATAAAACTAATAATCCAAATTTTACTGTATTCCTCAATCTTCTTATGGAACGATTTCAGGAATGACACGGATGTATATGCTGCACCGATAACGGATGTAATCCCCGCCACCCATAATACCATGCCAAAGATAAGGTAGCCTGCTGTACCAGCTGCATGCTGAAAGACAGAAGCTGCGGGATTAGTTGGATCAAGCGCAACCCCAGCAGAAACAACACCAAGAACAGCCAGAAACAGAAAAATCCGAACAATCGAAGCAACCAAAATGCCGAATACGGATGCTCTCGTCACTTCTTTTACATTTTCTTCACCCGATATTCCTGCATCTAAAAGCCTGTGACCACCTGAAAATGTAATATAGCCACCAACCGTTCCACCTACAATTGTGATTATTGCATAAAAATCGATCTCTAAAGGAATTACCGTGCGATGTAATGCTTCTCCCATAGGTGGGTCACTTACAATCATCACATAACCTATCAAAAGGATCATAACACTTCCAAGCACATATACCATACGATCCATTGCTGCCCCTGCTTCTTTTGATAAGAAAATAAAAATACAAATGGCAGCCGTTATGACAGCACCAATTCTGGGATCAATTCCAAATAATACATTCGTCCCAAGTCCTGCACCACCAATATTGCCAATGTTAAACGCTAGTCCCCCAATTACAATAAAAAAAGCGACCACGAAGCCTAATCCCGGAAGTACAGCATTTGCAATATCCTGTCCATACTTTTTGGAAACAGCGATAATGCGCCAAACATTCAATTGAGCT
Proteins encoded:
- the pxpB gene encoding 5-oxoprolinase subunit PxpB, whose protein sequence is MFEVSTVGDRGLRIQFGETISPDTNQQVRIFCMLLEKERITGVVEWLPTYTAISIFYDPYVISYDILKQRVLGMKDKIYHTDLPAAEVIHIPVCYGGEMGPDLLTVAEQNGLDERDVISIHSNKDYLIYMIGFTPGFPYLGGMSDEIATPRLSEPRPAITPGSVGIADQQTGIYSMETPGGWQLIGRTPLKLYDPTSASPILLQAGNYIRFFPVSMEEYKTIEQNVQNGSFTPHTETLQEK
- a CDS encoding NRAMP family divalent metal transporter — translated: MGSAFLMATSAVGPGFLTQTAVFTETLLASFGFVILASIMLDIGAQLNVWRIIAVSKKYGQDIANAVLPGLGFVVAFFIVIGGLAFNIGNIGGAGLGTNVLFGIDPRIGAVITAAICIFIFLSKEAGAAMDRMVYVLGSVMILLIGYVMIVSDPPMGEALHRTVIPLEIDFYAIITIVGGTVGGYITFSGGHRLLDAGISGEENVKEVTRASVFGILVASIVRIFLFLAVLGVVSAGVALDPTNPAASVFQHAAGTAGYLIFGMVLWVAGITSVIGAAYTSVSFLKSFHKKIEEYSKIWIISFILFSTLVFAFLGEPVTLLVLAGAVNGLILPLTLGSILLAAHNKKIVGDYKHPIWLTVFGAIIVVMTTYLGINTLMSMVPQLF